From the genome of Populus trichocarpa isolate Nisqually-1 chromosome 15, P.trichocarpa_v4.1, whole genome shotgun sequence, one region includes:
- the LOC7475619 gene encoding uncharacterized protein LOC7475619 isoform X1: MNWRRVLKSVQALAAHCLLFSFTLFLVLKLDHVVSYSWWLIFFPLWTFHVVVARGRFSLPAPSVPRNRHWAPCHAVVATPLLIAFELLLCIYLESVYVYHIAAVNLKIVFIPLLAFEVIILIDNFRMCKALMPGEEESISDEAIWETLPHFWVAISMVFFVAATVFTLLKLGGDVGALGWWDLFINFSIAECFAFLVCTKWSNPVIHRNSQTREASSSMTIRYLDWNGGLMVSPEENQHQDRMCGLQDIGGHLMKIPLIGFQVLLCMHLEGTPAGARNIPLLVLFSPLFLLQGAGVLFAASKLAEKLVLLLRSEAGTGRYFTFSSRAHDCLGFLHHGSRLLGWWSIDEGSQEEQARLYHMGDASYNTFCGYPPEIVKKMPKKDLAEEVWRLQAALGEQTEITKYSQQEFERLQNEKVLCRVCFEGEISVVLLPCRHRILCSTCCERCKKCPICRVSVEERLSVYDV, translated from the exons ATGAACTGGAGAAGAGTATTGAAATCAGTACAGGCACTAGCGGCACActgtcttctcttctctttcactCTCTTTCTCGTCCTCAAGCTTGATCACGTCGTCTCCTACTCTTGGTg GTTAATTTTCTTCCCACTCTGGACATTCCATGTAGTTGTTGCTCGAGGAAGATTTTCATTACCTGCTCCATCAGTTCCACGTAATCGCCAT TGGGCGCCATGCCATGCAGTTGTGGCAACACCGTTGCTTATTGCATTTGAACTGCTTCTTTGTATATATCTCGAAAGTGTTTATG TTTATCATATTGCTGCTGTAAACTTGAAGATTGTCTTTATTCCATTGTTGGCATTTGAAGTAATTATTCTAATTGACAATTTCAG AATGTGTAAGGCTCTTATGCctggagaagaagaaagcatTAGTGATGAAGCGATATGGGAAACATTGCCT CACTTCTGGGTTGCAATTTCTATGGTTTTCTTTGTGGCTGCTACAGTCTTTACCCTTCTAAAGCTGGGCG GTGATGTGGGTGCACTTGGCTGGTGGGACCTGTTCATAAACTTTAG CATTGCTGAGTGCTTTGCCTTTCTTGTCTGTACTAAATGGTCTAATCCAGTGATCCATAGAAATTCTCAGACAAGAGAAGCTTCATCTTCAATGACGATTAGATATCTTGATTGGAATGGTGGCTTAATGGTTTCTCCAGAGGAGAATCAACACCAGGACAGAATGTGTGGTCTACAAGATATTGGTGGCCATCTCATGAAAATTCCCTTGATTGGTTTCCAAGTTCTCCTTTGTATGCATTTAGAG GGAACACCTGCTGGTGCTAGAAATATACCGCTTCTGGTTCTTTTCTCTCCGCTTTTCCTGCTTCAAGGTGCTGGTGTATTATTTGCTGCTTCTAAGTTGGCAGAGAAGCTTGTTCTTTTATTACGGAGTGAAGCTGGCACTGGAAGATATTTTACATTTTCCTCAAGAGCTCATGACTGCTTGGGGTTCTTGCACCATGGTTCCAG GCTACTGGGATGGTGGTCAATTGATGAGGGAAGTCAAGAGGAACAGGCCCGATTGTACCACATGGGTGATGCCAG TTATAATACTTTCTGTGGTTATCCTCCTGAGATAGTGAAGAAAATGCCTAAAAAGGATCTTGCTGAGGAG GTATGGAGGCTTCAAGCAGCTCTTGGTGAGCAGACAGAAATCACCAAATACAGCCAGCAGGAGTTTGAAAGACTTCAAAAT GAAAAAGTTTTATGCAGGGTGTGCTTTGAGGGAGAGATCAGTGTGGTTCTGCTCCCCTGTAGACATCGTATCCTTTGCAG CACCTGCTGTGAGAGGTGTAAAAAATGTCCAATTTGTCGTGTATCTGTTGAGGAGCGCTTATCTGTATATGATGTTTAG
- the LOC7475619 gene encoding uncharacterized protein LOC7475619 isoform X2 has translation MDFRIEDFSVIGTVDSTNFTSFFGECILELLTWLIFFPLWTFHVVVARGRFSLPAPSVPRNRHWAPCHAVVATPLLIAFELLLCIYLESVYVYHIAAVNLKIVFIPLLAFEVIILIDNFRMCKALMPGEEESISDEAIWETLPHFWVAISMVFFVAATVFTLLKLGGDVGALGWWDLFINFSIAECFAFLVCTKWSNPVIHRNSQTREASSSMTIRYLDWNGGLMVSPEENQHQDRMCGLQDIGGHLMKIPLIGFQVLLCMHLEGTPAGARNIPLLVLFSPLFLLQGAGVLFAASKLAEKLVLLLRSEAGTGRYFTFSSRAHDCLGFLHHGSRLLGWWSIDEGSQEEQARLYHMGDASYNTFCGYPPEIVKKMPKKDLAEEVWRLQAALGEQTEITKYSQQEFERLQNEKVLCRVCFEGEISVVLLPCRHRILCSTCCERCKKCPICRVSVEERLSVYDV, from the exons ATGGATTTTCGAATTGAAGATTTTTCTGTAATTGGTACTGTAGATTCTACGAATTTCACAAGTTTCTTTGGAGAATGCATACTTGAATTGCTTACATG GTTAATTTTCTTCCCACTCTGGACATTCCATGTAGTTGTTGCTCGAGGAAGATTTTCATTACCTGCTCCATCAGTTCCACGTAATCGCCAT TGGGCGCCATGCCATGCAGTTGTGGCAACACCGTTGCTTATTGCATTTGAACTGCTTCTTTGTATATATCTCGAAAGTGTTTATG TTTATCATATTGCTGCTGTAAACTTGAAGATTGTCTTTATTCCATTGTTGGCATTTGAAGTAATTATTCTAATTGACAATTTCAG AATGTGTAAGGCTCTTATGCctggagaagaagaaagcatTAGTGATGAAGCGATATGGGAAACATTGCCT CACTTCTGGGTTGCAATTTCTATGGTTTTCTTTGTGGCTGCTACAGTCTTTACCCTTCTAAAGCTGGGCG GTGATGTGGGTGCACTTGGCTGGTGGGACCTGTTCATAAACTTTAG CATTGCTGAGTGCTTTGCCTTTCTTGTCTGTACTAAATGGTCTAATCCAGTGATCCATAGAAATTCTCAGACAAGAGAAGCTTCATCTTCAATGACGATTAGATATCTTGATTGGAATGGTGGCTTAATGGTTTCTCCAGAGGAGAATCAACACCAGGACAGAATGTGTGGTCTACAAGATATTGGTGGCCATCTCATGAAAATTCCCTTGATTGGTTTCCAAGTTCTCCTTTGTATGCATTTAGAG GGAACACCTGCTGGTGCTAGAAATATACCGCTTCTGGTTCTTTTCTCTCCGCTTTTCCTGCTTCAAGGTGCTGGTGTATTATTTGCTGCTTCTAAGTTGGCAGAGAAGCTTGTTCTTTTATTACGGAGTGAAGCTGGCACTGGAAGATATTTTACATTTTCCTCAAGAGCTCATGACTGCTTGGGGTTCTTGCACCATGGTTCCAG GCTACTGGGATGGTGGTCAATTGATGAGGGAAGTCAAGAGGAACAGGCCCGATTGTACCACATGGGTGATGCCAG TTATAATACTTTCTGTGGTTATCCTCCTGAGATAGTGAAGAAAATGCCTAAAAAGGATCTTGCTGAGGAG GTATGGAGGCTTCAAGCAGCTCTTGGTGAGCAGACAGAAATCACCAAATACAGCCAGCAGGAGTTTGAAAGACTTCAAAAT GAAAAAGTTTTATGCAGGGTGTGCTTTGAGGGAGAGATCAGTGTGGTTCTGCTCCCCTGTAGACATCGTATCCTTTGCAG CACCTGCTGTGAGAGGTGTAAAAAATGTCCAATTTGTCGTGTATCTGTTGAGGAGCGCTTATCTGTATATGATGTTTAG